Genomic window (Flavobacteriales bacterium):
GGAGCAACTTGGTGATCAGCGTAGTCAGCAATTGGCATGACATTGATCTTAGCCTTGAACGGGATGAAGGCGGTGACCTCTCGTACTCCACCAACAGCCGTGGTCAATACGGGTTCAGCCTTAACTACAAGTGGCTCAGTGCAGAAATCACATTCGGCGTGCCTGCTCTCGACGGCCATGATGCCAGCTACGGGAATACGAGCTCGCGCGGCTTCGGGCTGGGCTACACCGGCCGGCGGCTTTGGGGCCGCATCTTCTGGGACAAGACTCAGGGATTCTACCAGAACGACCCCGAACGTTGGACGGCAGGCTGGGAGACGGGAGATCCACAAATACTGCGCCCCGACCTGGCTTGCAATACTTACCTGCTCTCCTTGAACTATGCCCTTAGCAACAATAAGCGCTTCAGCCAGAACGCCGCCCTATTCCAGATGGAACGGCAGAAGAAGAGCGCCGGCACCATGGTCACGGGGCTTTCCGCTTGGTACTCACATGTCACGGCCGATACGTCCATCCTTAGTCCGGCGTTGGTGGACACCTTCCTATTAGACACCGGTTTCAAGGACGTTGGCCGGTTCATCATAGGCGGCACATTCGGATATGCCCATACGTTCGCTTTCTGGAAAAAGGGCTTCATCCACACGGCGCTCGTGCCCGGCGTCACCTACATCCATCAGACGATCGAGACCCCGAATGGCACCTTAAGCGGAGACGGCGGGGCGTTCATCCTCGAATTCAAGCTGGGCGCAGGGTTCAATGGTGATCGCTGGTACTCGGCCATCACCACCGCCTACTATTACAGTTCGGCACAGATATCGGAAAAACTTTCACTCAGCACCAACTACGGCTTTGTGCGCTTCGCGGTGGGCATCCGGCTGGGAGACCCGGGGATCAAGGCGTTGGGGAAGGTGGGGCTTTGATCACTACCCTCCCATCGCCTTTGCCAAACGCTTCGCCGCCATGCCGCGCACTTTGCCCCGCAGCATTGAACTCCAGCCTAAGAGCAAGCCGGAGATTCCCAACGCTTGTCGCGACCAGCGCCAGAAGTTGAATGAATCCTTCTGCACCAAGATCAGGCCGTCCTTCAAGACAAGGGTGGATGACACCCGGTTGTGGACCTTTCTTCCGGTCGCGCCGAACGTGTACCAAGCATCCCATTCCACGCGGCCCTCGGTAGCCGTTTCCTCGATCACCCGGAATTCCACCCGCAGATCGGTCCCGCTGATCAGCAACATCTTCCACATGGCACGCACATGGGCCGCGTCGAGATGTGGAAATACAGGATCGCTGAATTGTGCTTCCGGATGATAGCATGCGCCCATCGTGGCCCAGTCGTGCCGGGCGAAGGCGGAATAGAATCGGGCGAGCAACGTCATCGGGCCAAGGTAGGACCGGCGCTTTTCCTGCTGGCGCGAAACTGGCCACACATCCACGGCAGCAGTGCCGAATTTCAAACCGATCAACAGTTGGTGGGGTGGTGGTGAATTGAACATCCGCATGAAAAGATGATCACTGCCAATACCGCCAGTACCATTGCCGGCACCCGATCCCCGGAGCAATCTGGGCCGGACGTGGAGAAATACCCGAGCATTTCCGGCACGTTGCTCCTACCTTTGCGGCCTTGATCCAAGGCATTATACACCGATGATCACCACCGACCAGCAACGGGTGCAGCTGAGCGCCAACCAGAAGGCACGGCGCATCAACGCCGACCCGGACCTTTACGGCACCTTCGCTGAGATCGGCGTGGGACAGGAGACCGTCCGCCATTTTTTCCGCGCCGGCGGGGCCTCGCAGACCATCGCGAAGGCCATGAGCGCCTACGACAAGGACTTCAGCAACGCCATCTACGGCGCGGAACCCGGCAACCGCTTCGTATGCGAGAGCAGGCTCCGGAACATGATCCGGCACGAATACAGCCTGATCGTGGAGCGGCTGGACAGGAAGGAGCATCCCACGAAACGCTTCTTCAGCTTCGCGAACACGGTGGCCAGCAGCACCTACGATCGCCCCCACAGCGGGCACGGCTGGTTGGGCGTGCGTTTCCAGACCGCCCCGGACCGCCCAACGAACGACGTGATCATCCACATCCGGACGCATGACCCGGACATCAGTCTGCAACAGGAAAGCGTCGGGATCCTGGGCGTGAACCTTATCCACGCCTGCTTTTTCCATCACGACGACCCGCAGGAGCTCATGACGGCCCTGTACGACAACGTAAGCCGGCACGTGGTGGAGATCGACATGATCCAGATGAACGGGCCGGACTTCAGCCAGGTGGACAACCGCCTGCTCAGCCTCCAGCTGGTGAAGCGCGGTTATACCGACGCGGTGATCTTCGGCCCCGACGGGCAGAACCTTCAGGCGAGCCAGGTGCTGTACAAGAAGAACATTCTGGCCATCCGCGGCAGCTTCCGTCCCGTGACGAAGGTGAACATCGACATGATCATGAACGGTTACAACATGTTCATCAAGGAACAGCGTGTGGACCGTCAGAACCTGCAAGTGCTCTTCGAGATCACACTCAACAACCTGCAGACCGACAGCGGGGACGTGGACGAGAAAGATTTCATCGACCGTGCCGATATCCTCTGCTCACTCGGCCAGACGGTGTTGATCAGCAATTACCAGGAATACTACAAGCTCGTGGAATACTTCAGCCGCTATACGAAGGCGCGCATGGGCCTGATCATGGGCGTGAACAACCTGATCGAGGTGTTCAACGAGAAGTACTACCGGAACCTCAACGGCGGCATGCTGGAAGCCTTCGGCATCCTCTTTACCCGCGACCTGAAGATCTACGTGTATCCCAGCAAGCCCAGCAAGGACGCGCCGGTGATGACACTGGACAGCATGCCCGTCCATCCGCGCCTGCGGCCGTTGTACGATTACCTCATGAGCAACAAGCGCATGGTGGACATCGAGACCTACGACCCCACGGTGCTGCACATCTTCAGCCAAGCGGTACTGAAAATGATCCGCGAGGGCCATCCGGAATGGGAAAAGCTCGTGCCTCCCTACGTGGACAATATGATCAAGGACAACAGGCTCTTCGGGTACAAGCCCGGCAATGGGCAGCCGAAGGCGGGGAAGGCCAGTGTGAGTGAGGCGTAGTTGTCCATTGTGAGTTGTCAGGAAGCGCTTGGCTTGGCCGTGCTAGCTTTGAGCCTTGATGCTGTTGGCAACGGTGTTGCAGTCGGCAGTCGGCAGTCGGCAGTGGGCAGTGGACAGTGGACAGTGGACAGTCGGCAGTAGGCAGCAGCGCTCCCTGAAAAGCACAACGTACCAAAGCCGCAAGATCTCGCAAGTCCCGCCCCGACAACTGACAACTGACAACTGACAACTACTCCTTGATCTTCTTCAACACGCCCGAAGGGATACCCTTCTTGTTCACCATGAACGAAGTGGTCTTGTACCGCACGAAATTCTTGCTCATGTAGAGGTAACCCTCGTGGTCGTTCTTCTCACCCCAGGAGTTCTTCACGATGTACCATTCGTTGCCGTCCTGGTCCTTGGCGATGCCCGTGAGCTGCATGCCGTGGTCGTCCTGCGTGGTGTAGTTGTCAAAAGCCTGCTGGCGCAGCTCCGGGGTGATCGTCATCTCCGGCTTGGGGCCGGTGAAGAGGTCCGCTTTCTCCTCCTTGGCGAGATCGTCCGCAGGCGTGACGGGCACGTAGGCGATGCCGTTCTTCCAGCTAAATGAAGGCTCGGAAACATCGCCGCCCCAAGCCACGGTGTAGCCTTTGTGCAACGCATTGTCGATGGTGGCGATCATGTCCTCCATCGGGATGTTCCAGTCCCACTGGAAGGCCCAGTTGTCCGGCACCATCATCATGGCCTTCTCCCAGTACGGCGCGCTGGTGACGGAGATGAATTCCACATAGTCCTTCGGATCCAGCTTCACCACGTCCTTGGCGAAACTCTGCGGCGTGTAGCTCTTGCCTTTGTAGGTGATCGTTTCCGGCACGGGGCCGAGGTAGGCGTCCAGTACGGCACTGAATGCGTTCTTCCACACGGGTGTGAGCTTACCGCGGTTGGGGGCCTTCACCACCGCTTCGAGCATGCCCGTCAGCACGGCCTGCATCTCAGCGGTCTGGTTCTTTGTGGTGCCGTAGTTCAATCCGGTGTAGTCCTCTTCCGGCATGGTGCCGTACTTGGCGAACATGTTGATGACGTCGTGGGGCTCGCCCCCATCGCCGTAATTGAGGCTTCCGTGCATACGCACGTATGAGACCGCCTTGTCCTCGTACGACTTGCGGGCCGTGTACATCTTGGAGAGGTGGATGGCCGGCCCTCCGTTCTTGATCATCTCGGATTCCAGAAAGCTGTTCGCTGAATAGCTCCAACAGGTTCCGGAAGAGGCCTGGTTCTCCACGGGCGTTGCCTCTGCGCTCACCACCGTGGTGAAGCGGTAGGCGGCCTGGGCGCTGTCGTTCTTGTACTGGCTGGCTTTCTTCACGAGGTCGTCCTGGGCGTGGAGCGCACCGGCGAAGAACACGGGAATAAGGAAGGTTGAGATGCGGAATTTCATGCGATGCAATTTGAGGAAGATGAATTCACCGGCCGCAAAGAAAAGCACCACCGCTTGAAGGCGCCGGGGAAAAGTCGTTTCCCTGCCCAGTGGCGGTGCGGCTTAGTGAAGATTAACGTTCCATGGCAAAACTGTTTCATCTGTAACTGTTTAGTTGCTCAACTTTGCATCCCTTCCTCGGAACCGGCATGAACAACGAACACTCCTTGGGCTATTGGTGCTCCCGCATTGGCCAGCAGTACTTCTTACTGCTAAGTGACCGGCTGCGGCATCTTGGACTTGACCGTTGGTACTTCGCGCTGGTGGTGATCTCCGAGGCGGAAGGCCGTATCAGCCAACAGGAATTGGCCGATGCCTTGCACCAGGACAAAGTGACCATTACGCGCGCCATCGACCACTTGTGCGAGCGGGGCTTCGTGAAACGCGAGGTCTGCCCCAATGATCGACGTAAACACCATTTGAAGTTGTTGCCCAAGGCCGAAGCCGCGGTCATCGAGATCAAGGCCGCCTATGCCGCTATCAACCGCACTGCGTTGAAGGGAATGCCTGCCGTGGAGCGGCGCCAAATGACGGAACAGCTCCGGAACACACTGGGCAACCTGAGCCAAGCCGTGGAGAAGATCCCCGTAGCGCCCAAGAAACAACGACCCTCCTGATATGTGCCGAACGCGCCCTTCCCTCCTATCCGTCCTCGCCTGCGCTGTGCTGCTTTCCGCATGCGGCAGCGATGAGGACACTGCTATGCAACGCGGCTCTCAAGGCCCCATGCAAGTACGTGTCGCCGTGCTGCGACCGCAAATGCTGGAAAACACCATCGAAGCCACCGGCAGCCTGCTGGCGAACGAGGCCATCGAAGTGCGGAGCGAGATCGCGGGGCGCGTCACCCAGATCGGCTTCACCGAGGGCGGGGCTGTGACGAAAGGCCAAACGCTGGTCCGTATCAACGACGACGACCTGCAGGCGCAGTTGCGCAAGACCGAACTTGCCGTGCAATTGGCCACCGATGACGAAGGCCGCAAGAAGCAGCTCTTGGAGGTGAAGGGCATCAGCCAGCAAGCCTATGACGATGCGCGCATCGCTCTACAAAGCGCTGAGGCCGACCGGGACAACCTGCGCGCCCTGATCGCCAAGACCGTGATCCGTGCGCCTTTCAGCGGGAAGATCGGCCTGCGCCAAGTGAGCGAGGGCGGCTATGTCTCGCCGAACACGTTGATCACGGACCTCCAGCAGGTATCGCCCATCAAGGTCGAATTCTCCGTGCCGGAGCGCTTCGGGCGGGAAGTGGCCGTAGGCAAGAAGATCATCTTCACCCTGGACGGCGACACCGCCCGGTACAACGCCGAGGTGTATGCGATCGACCCTACGGTGGACGTGGCTTCCCGAACGATCACGGTCCGTGCACACAACCCGAACACCAATGGAAAGCTGCGGCCGGGAGCCTTCGCGCACATTATCCTGCAACTCTCCAAAGTGCCGAGCGCTTTACTGATCCCCACGGAAGCGTTGATCCCCGACATCCAAGGCCAGAAAGTGCTGTTGATCAAAAATGGGAAGGCCACGTCGGCCCGCGTCCAGACCGGCACACGTACCAACACACAAGTGGAACTTACTGCCGGCGTACAGCCCGGCGATACAGTGATCACCACGGGACTGCTTCAGCTCCGCGAAGGCATGCCGGTGAAGGCTGCATTGCCGGAAGCAAATGGATCAACGGAGGAGGCAGATAGTTCAGTGATAGATCCGGAATGATGTGCTTCGTTGATAGTCCCATAGCCGTCAGCCGCAAGCTGCAAGCCTCAAGCTTATGGCTTGTGGCTTTTGGCTTGGAGCTTACCCTCAACCGCCGGCCCTCTAAATGAACATCAGCTCCATCAGCATCAACCGGCCCGTCCTGGCGTCGGTGATCTCCATCCTGATCGTGCTCTTCGGCATCGTGGGCTTCAGCTACCTCGGCGTGCGCGAATTCCCCAGCGTGGACCCGCCGGTGATCACGGTGACCACCAACTATACCGGTGCCAATGCGGACATCATGGAGAGCCAGGTGACCGAGCCGCTGGAGGAATCCATCAATGGCATCGCCGGCATCCGTTCGCTCACCAGCATCAGCAGTGACGGACGTAGCAGCATCACTGTGGAGTTCGAGCTGGACGTGGACCTCGAGGCCGCCGCCAACGACGTGCGCGACCGTGTGAGCCGTGCGCTCAAGACCCTTCCGCAGGACGTGGACCCGCCGATCACCGTGAAGAGCGACGCCGACGCGGGAAGCATTGTGAGCATGACCATCCAGAGCGACCAGCGATCGCTGTTGGAACTCACGGACATCGCCACGAACCAGTTCAAGGAACGGTTACAGACCATCCCCGGCGTAAGCACCGTGCAGATCTGGGGCGAGAAGAAGTACAGTATGAAGCTATTGCTGGACCCGCTGAAGATGGCGGGCTTCGGCATCACACCGCTGGACGTGAACAACGCGCTGGCACGGGAAAACGTGGAACTCCCCAGCGGCAGCATTGAAGGGGCCAATACTGAACTCACTATCCGCACGCTGGGCCGGCTCGAAACGGAGGACCAGTTCAACGCCATGATCATCCGCGAGGACGGCGGCAACGTGGTGCGTATGCGCGACATCGGCAAGGCCGAACTGCTTCCGGAGAACGAGAAGACGCTGTTGCGCGGTGATGGCGGCGTGCCCATGGTGGCCGTGGCCGTTACGCCGCAGCCGGGCAGCAACTACATCGCCATCGCGGACGCCTTCTACAAGCGCGTGGCCGAGATCAAGAAGGACATGCCATCGGACCTGCGCTACACCATGGCGCTGGACACCACCGTGAGCATCCGTAAGGCCATCAGCGAAGTGGAGGACACCATTGTGATCGCCTTTCTGCTTGTGGTGATCATCATCTTCGTCTTCCTCCGCGATTGGCGCACCACGCTGATCCCGGTGATCGCGATCCCGATCTCGCTGATCGGCTCCTTCTTCATCATGTACGTGGCGGGCTTCAGCATCAACATCCTGACGCTGCTGGCGATCGTGCTGGCCACGGGCATCGTGGTGGACGACGCGATCGTGGTGCTGGAGAACATCTATGCCAAGATCGAGGGCGGCATGGACCCCGTGGAAGCGGGCCATCGCGGCAGCAAGGAGATCACCTTCGCCATCATCAGCACCACCGTCACGCTGGCAGCGGTCTTCCTGCCCGTTGTATTCCTCTCCGGCCTCACCGGGCGCTTGTTCCGCGAGTTCGGCGTGGTGGTGGCGGGCTCGGTGCTCATCAGCGCGGTGGTCTCCCTCACGCTTACGCCCATGATGAGCGCGCGCTGGCTGAAGCACCGCGACAAGCCGAGCAAGTTCTACGCCAGCACTGAGCGCTTCTACGAGCGGCTCACCGACAGCTATTCACGCTTGCTTGAACGCTTTGTCAAAAGGGTGAGCCTCACCAGCCTGTTCGTCTTCATGTTGGGCATAGGCGGGTTGATCTGGTACGGGATGAAGAACCTCCCCAGCGAGCTCGCACCGAACGAGGACAAGAGCCGCTTCATGCTGATGAGCACCGCACCGGAAGGCACCAGTTTCGACAAAATGGA
Coding sequences:
- a CDS encoding DUF4421 family protein, whose protein sequence is MRRITPVLLLALVIGPVHGQLGEKVRNTLVNVSTTLPDYDTTYVAAYRSNLVISVVSNWHDIDLSLERDEGGDLSYSTNSRGQYGFSLNYKWLSAEITFGVPALDGHDASYGNTSSRGFGLGYTGRRLWGRIFWDKTQGFYQNDPERWTAGWETGDPQILRPDLACNTYLLSLNYALSNNKRFSQNAALFQMERQKKSAGTMVTGLSAWYSHVTADTSILSPALVDTFLLDTGFKDVGRFIIGGTFGYAHTFAFWKKGFIHTALVPGVTYIHQTIETPNGTLSGDGGAFILEFKLGAGFNGDRWYSAITTAYYYSSAQISEKLSLSTNYGFVRFAVGIRLGDPGIKALGKVGL
- a CDS encoding nuclear transport factor 2 family protein, with the protein product MTLLARFYSAFARHDWATMGACYHPEAQFSDPVFPHLDAAHVRAMWKMLLISGTDLRVEFRVIEETATEGRVEWDAWYTFGATGRKVHNRVSSTLVLKDGLILVQKDSFNFWRWSRQALGISGLLLGWSSMLRGKVRGMAAKRLAKAMGG
- a CDS encoding TonB-dependent receptor gives rise to the protein MITTDQQRVQLSANQKARRINADPDLYGTFAEIGVGQETVRHFFRAGGASQTIAKAMSAYDKDFSNAIYGAEPGNRFVCESRLRNMIRHEYSLIVERLDRKEHPTKRFFSFANTVASSTYDRPHSGHGWLGVRFQTAPDRPTNDVIIHIRTHDPDISLQQESVGILGVNLIHACFFHHDDPQELMTALYDNVSRHVVEIDMIQMNGPDFSQVDNRLLSLQLVKRGYTDAVIFGPDGQNLQASQVLYKKNILAIRGSFRPVTKVNIDMIMNGYNMFIKEQRVDRQNLQVLFEITLNNLQTDSGDVDEKDFIDRADILCSLGQTVLISNYQEYYKLVEYFSRYTKARMGLIMGVNNLIEVFNEKYYRNLNGGMLEAFGILFTRDLKIYVYPSKPSKDAPVMTLDSMPVHPRLRPLYDYLMSNKRMVDIETYDPTVLHIFSQAVLKMIREGHPEWEKLVPPYVDNMIKDNRLFGYKPGNGQPKAGKASVSEA
- a CDS encoding aminopeptidase, which gives rise to MKFRISTFLIPVFFAGALHAQDDLVKKASQYKNDSAQAAYRFTTVVSAEATPVENQASSGTCWSYSANSFLESEMIKNGGPAIHLSKMYTARKSYEDKAVSYVRMHGSLNYGDGGEPHDVINMFAKYGTMPEEDYTGLNYGTTKNQTAEMQAVLTGMLEAVVKAPNRGKLTPVWKNAFSAVLDAYLGPVPETITYKGKSYTPQSFAKDVVKLDPKDYVEFISVTSAPYWEKAMMMVPDNWAFQWDWNIPMEDMIATIDNALHKGYTVAWGGDVSEPSFSWKNGIAYVPVTPADDLAKEEKADLFTGPKPEMTITPELRQQAFDNYTTQDDHGMQLTGIAKDQDGNEWYIVKNSWGEKNDHEGYLYMSKNFVRYKTTSFMVNKKGIPSGVLKKIKE
- a CDS encoding winged helix-turn-helix transcriptional regulator — translated: MNNEHSLGYWCSRIGQQYFLLLSDRLRHLGLDRWYFALVVISEAEGRISQQELADALHQDKVTITRAIDHLCERGFVKREVCPNDRRKHHLKLLPKAEAAVIEIKAAYAAINRTALKGMPAVERRQMTEQLRNTLGNLSQAVEKIPVAPKKQRPS
- a CDS encoding efflux RND transporter periplasmic adaptor subunit, which gives rise to MCRTRPSLLSVLACAVLLSACGSDEDTAMQRGSQGPMQVRVAVLRPQMLENTIEATGSLLANEAIEVRSEIAGRVTQIGFTEGGAVTKGQTLVRINDDDLQAQLRKTELAVQLATDDEGRKKQLLEVKGISQQAYDDARIALQSAEADRDNLRALIAKTVIRAPFSGKIGLRQVSEGGYVSPNTLITDLQQVSPIKVEFSVPERFGREVAVGKKIIFTLDGDTARYNAEVYAIDPTVDVASRTITVRAHNPNTNGKLRPGAFAHIILQLSKVPSALLIPTEALIPDIQGQKVLLIKNGKATSARVQTGTRTNTQVELTAGVQPGDTVITTGLLQLREGMPVKAALPEANGSTEEADSSVIDPE
- a CDS encoding efflux RND transporter permease subunit; amino-acid sequence: MNISSISINRPVLASVISILIVLFGIVGFSYLGVREFPSVDPPVITVTTNYTGANADIMESQVTEPLEESINGIAGIRSLTSISSDGRSSITVEFELDVDLEAAANDVRDRVSRALKTLPQDVDPPITVKSDADAGSIVSMTIQSDQRSLLELTDIATNQFKERLQTIPGVSTVQIWGEKKYSMKLLLDPLKMAGFGITPLDVNNALARENVELPSGSIEGANTELTIRTLGRLETEDQFNAMIIREDGGNVVRMRDIGKAELLPENEKTLLRGDGGVPMVAVAVTPQPGSNYIAIADAFYKRVAEIKKDMPSDLRYTMALDTTVSIRKAISEVEDTIVIAFLLVVIIIFVFLRDWRTTLIPVIAIPISLIGSFFIMYVAGFSINILTLLAIVLATGIVVDDAIVVLENIYAKIEGGMDPVEAGHRGSKEITFAIISTTVTLAAVFLPVVFLSGLTGRLFREFGVVVAGSVLISAVVSLTLTPMMSARWLKHRDKPSKFYASTERFYERLTDSYSRLLERFVKRVSLTSLFVFMLGIGGLIWYGMKNLPSELAPNEDKSRFMLMSTAPEGTSFDKMDDYLSNIIGLVDTMKETQSTLSVTAPGFGSTASTNTGFVRVSLVPPEDRTMTQDQLAKRTMGLAQQYNFARSFAVQEATIGGGRFAGLPVQYVIQAPDFKQLREVIPKFMEAAQADSTFSVVDLNLKFNKPELNVEIDRDRAKALGVSVRDIAQTLQLYFSGQRFGYFIFKGKQYQVIGQAARNNRDKPLDLTSAYVRNDKGQLVQMDNLVTLTMRSNPPQLYRYNRYVSATVSANTEEGKTLGDGIAAMDRIAKETLPSNFSTSLSGVSKEFAESSSSLLFAFLLALALIFLILAAQFESWVDPLIVMFTVPLAIAGALLSLWLGGHTLNIFSEIGIIVLIGLVTKNGILIVEFANQRQEHGLLRTAAVLDSARQRFRPILMTTFAMALGSLPIALGLGAASKSRVPMGVAIVGGLLFALVLTLFVVPALYSKLASGTDIPDDSATDNDIESPTPLLDA